One genomic region from Spirosoma sp. KCTC 42546 encodes:
- a CDS encoding phosphoesterase — MKHLCWFSLLFFVQQTLAQRTYTTLQVPGRADYCTINPTGKSVLPSGRYVTPAGQTIRITNDPFGLALSPNGQRAVSLHDGVLTVLNLAELTATRVPDYAGKIPAVLKDGSFLGVAFAPDNRTAYLSNGDKGRVLIFDTDQLKTIDSISLDGNGYTDSFTSDLLLNGNELLVLDRANFRMVRIDVATKRITASIPTGRQPFGLSISPNKKLAFVANVGLYAYPKVPGVTKTNKDTMALKFPPYAAHTKESAEGVEVEGRRIPGLGSPLADEAMSVWMVDLTTNKILKRFKTGVQIGEMIEEAEVVGGASPNSVVAGRNYAFVSNATNDNISLIDYRNRKLAGTISLKVDPKLDRYRGLMPFGLALTADEKTLYVALLAFNAVAVVDVATRNVRGLIPTGWGPTRVALSPDQKTLFITSARGYGAGPNGGASFVKPPQGTYIGDIQLATFQSVAVPNAAQLATYTKQVLANTYQAIALTDNGKNPLPVLPKTRQSPIKHVVYITKENRTYDEVLGQVSTGKGDSTLARFGVGVTIKSRVSTSRGTSGRTTDRSGDTVRITAADIMPNHVRVARQFAFSDNFYCDSDASIHGHHWMLGTIPNEWVEANAASAGRFDPDSKAPGRRFPKASGAIDPEDYNEIGGLWEAFERNRISLYNFGQVNEFAGNVEEWTTTQFGAAQSVVFPMPKAVYPHTSRDFAGYNTNVPDQYRMEQFEREFTAKWIKGKEKLPQFVTMQIPNDHGAGPRPDFGYPFLHSYMADNDLAVGRVLHFLSRTKYWKNMLVIITEDDPQGGVDHIDAHRSILMMAGPYVKRGYVSHTHANFGSILKVIYNILGVPYVNQYDQTASLLQDFFTDKPDFRPYNAVLPDARVFDPQAAMKPYKKLFDWRKIEKGPEMDDRADQRAEHYRQQQEK, encoded by the coding sequence ATGAAGCACCTGTGCTGGTTTTCTCTTCTTTTCTTTGTCCAGCAAACGCTCGCCCAGCGAACGTACACGACCTTACAGGTTCCGGGCCGGGCAGACTATTGTACTATTAATCCTACCGGAAAATCGGTCTTGCCAAGTGGTCGTTATGTAACGCCAGCGGGCCAAACCATCCGAATCACCAATGATCCCTTCGGGCTGGCACTCTCGCCCAATGGACAACGGGCGGTATCGTTGCACGATGGTGTACTTACCGTACTGAACCTGGCGGAGTTGACGGCAACACGCGTTCCCGATTATGCGGGTAAAATCCCTGCTGTTTTAAAAGACGGCTCCTTTTTGGGTGTGGCCTTCGCGCCCGATAACCGGACCGCTTATCTGAGCAATGGCGACAAAGGGCGGGTGTTGATTTTCGACACCGACCAACTCAAAACCATCGATAGCATCAGTCTCGACGGCAACGGCTACACCGACAGCTTTACCTCCGATCTACTTCTGAATGGAAACGAACTGTTGGTTCTCGATCGGGCTAATTTCCGGATGGTTCGTATTGATGTCGCTACCAAACGCATTACAGCCTCTATTCCGACCGGTCGGCAACCGTTTGGCTTATCGATCAGCCCCAATAAAAAGCTGGCCTTTGTGGCTAATGTGGGCTTGTATGCGTATCCGAAAGTGCCGGGCGTGACCAAAACCAATAAAGACACTATGGCGCTGAAGTTTCCACCTTATGCAGCCCATACCAAAGAATCGGCAGAAGGTGTGGAAGTGGAAGGACGACGGATTCCCGGACTAGGTAGTCCCCTGGCCGATGAAGCCATGAGTGTCTGGATGGTCGACTTGACAACGAACAAAATCCTTAAGCGGTTTAAAACGGGCGTTCAGATTGGCGAGATGATCGAAGAAGCGGAAGTTGTGGGCGGGGCATCGCCAAACTCGGTTGTGGCTGGACGTAACTATGCCTTTGTCTCCAATGCGACGAACGACAATATTTCGCTCATCGATTACCGAAACCGAAAACTGGCAGGCACAATATCGCTGAAAGTCGACCCTAAACTTGACCGCTACCGGGGACTGATGCCCTTTGGGCTAGCGTTGACTGCCGATGAAAAGACGCTATACGTTGCTCTGCTGGCCTTCAACGCCGTGGCGGTTGTCGACGTAGCGACGCGAAACGTTCGGGGCCTGATTCCAACGGGCTGGGGACCAACGCGCGTTGCCTTATCACCCGACCAGAAAACGTTGTTTATAACGTCTGCACGAGGGTATGGAGCCGGACCAAATGGAGGAGCCTCCTTCGTAAAGCCACCCCAGGGAACCTACATCGGTGATATTCAATTAGCTACGTTTCAGTCCGTCGCCGTACCCAATGCGGCCCAGTTGGCCACCTATACGAAACAGGTTCTGGCGAACACCTACCAGGCCATCGCACTCACCGACAATGGAAAAAATCCGTTGCCGGTATTGCCCAAAACGAGGCAATCGCCCATAAAGCATGTTGTGTACATCACCAAAGAAAACCGCACCTACGACGAGGTATTGGGTCAGGTAAGCACCGGCAAAGGCGATTCGACACTGGCTCGCTTTGGGGTAGGTGTTACGATTAAAAGCCGCGTCTCGACCAGCCGCGGAACGAGCGGTCGGACTACAGACCGTTCGGGGGATACCGTGCGCATTACTGCCGCCGATATTATGCCGAACCATGTGCGGGTAGCCCGGCAGTTCGCCTTCTCCGACAACTTTTACTGCGATTCGGACGCCAGCATTCACGGTCACCACTGGATGCTAGGCACCATTCCGAATGAGTGGGTTGAAGCCAATGCGGCTTCGGCGGGTCGGTTCGATCCGGATTCGAAAGCACCCGGTCGGCGGTTTCCTAAAGCGTCGGGCGCTATAGATCCCGAAGATTACAATGAAATCGGCGGCCTTTGGGAAGCCTTCGAGCGCAACAGGATTTCGCTGTATAATTTCGGTCAGGTCAACGAATTTGCCGGAAACGTAGAAGAGTGGACGACCACGCAGTTTGGGGCGGCTCAATCCGTCGTGTTTCCAATGCCGAAAGCCGTGTACCCACACACATCGCGGGATTTTGCGGGCTATAACACCAACGTGCCCGATCAATACCGCATGGAACAATTTGAGCGGGAGTTTACGGCCAAATGGATTAAGGGGAAGGAGAAACTGCCGCAGTTTGTAACGATGCAGATTCCGAATGACCACGGTGCCGGACCTCGTCCCGATTTCGGCTATCCGTTTTTACATTCCTATATGGCCGATAACGACCTGGCCGTTGGTCGGGTATTGCATTTTCTGTCGCGTACGAAATACTGGAAAAACATGCTCGTCATCATTACCGAAGATGATCCGCAAGGGGGTGTTGACCACATCGATGCGCACCGTTCCATTCTGATGATGGCCGGGCCCTATGTGAAGCGGGGTTATGTATCGCATACGCATGCCAATTTCGGTTCTATTCTGAAAGTGATTTACAATATCCTGGGTGTTCCGTATGTGAATCAGTACGATCAGACGGCCTCGCTGTTGCAGGATTTCTTCACCGATAAACCCGATTTCCGGCCCTACAATGCCGTATTGCCCGACGCACGTGTATTTGATCCGCAGGCAGCCATGAAGCCCTACAAGAAGTTGTTCGACTGGCGGAAAATCGAGAAAGGACCCGAAATGGACGACCGGGCCGACCAGCGCGCAGAACATTATCGGCAGCAGCAAGAGAAGTAA
- a CDS encoding phosphonate degradation HD-domain oxygenase — translation MQTIINLFAESGQDAYYGEPVTQLEHALQCAHLAEKAGADAETVVAAFLHDIGHLLPPELAGGYMDGYGTVDHEKLGADYLREMGFSEKIGQLIEHHVNAKRYLVYKNPAYFARLSEASLKTLEFQGGPMKAGEALAFETNPYFREILQVRGWDEQAKIPGFPTPDMAYYLTIANRLLDGVDS, via the coding sequence ATGCAAACCATTATTAATCTCTTCGCCGAAAGCGGCCAGGACGCTTACTACGGTGAACCCGTAACCCAACTTGAACACGCCCTTCAATGTGCCCACCTGGCCGAAAAAGCAGGGGCTGATGCTGAAACCGTTGTCGCGGCTTTCCTGCACGACATTGGCCATTTGCTACCGCCCGAATTAGCCGGTGGCTATATGGATGGCTACGGCACGGTCGATCACGAGAAACTTGGGGCCGACTATCTACGCGAAATGGGTTTTTCCGAAAAAATAGGTCAACTGATTGAGCATCACGTCAATGCCAAACGGTATCTGGTCTACAAGAACCCGGCGTATTTTGCCCGATTATCGGAAGCAAGTTTAAAAACGCTGGAATTTCAGGGTGGGCCTATGAAAGCAGGCGAAGCGCTGGCGTTTGAAACGAATCCCTATTTTCGTGAAATCCTGCAGGTACGCGGTTGGGATGAACAGGCTAAAATACCCGGCTTTCCTACGCCCGATATGGCCTATTATCTGACAATAGCGAACAGACTACTGGATGGAGTCGACTCCTAA
- a CDS encoding alkaline phosphatase family protein, translating to MRLFAYLIVFLIGSFARAQPAQNIILVTLDGVRWQEIFNGADSTLLFDPVFSRDTASAHKQFWVASPVERRKRLTPFIWNTIGQQGQLYGNRQLGSRMNVSNPHWFSYPGYNEILSGYADDRIKSNDKIDNPNVTVLEFLNKQPGFGGKVAVFSSWDVIEAAVNETKTGIYASSANEPSKPRTATDSLLSDITALYPRENGDGVRADFLTYFAARQYVKQNQPRVLFLSFDETDDLAHAGRYLDHLRMLQSIDGYLANLWQVIQKMPQYAGKTAIVITTDHGRGHTPKARWKDHGTKTADSYQIWMAAMGPGISATGEQKNGPVLFQNQIAATLAQLLGFDFKTDHPVGKPIDPISGANR from the coding sequence ATGCGCCTTTTCGCTTATCTCATTGTTTTTTTGATCGGCTCCTTCGCACGGGCTCAACCGGCTCAGAACATCATTCTGGTAACACTGGATGGCGTGCGCTGGCAGGAGATTTTCAACGGGGCCGATTCAACCCTTTTGTTTGATCCGGTATTCAGTCGCGATACGGCCAGTGCCCATAAACAATTCTGGGTGGCTAGCCCTGTCGAACGGCGGAAGCGACTTACGCCCTTTATCTGGAATACCATTGGACAACAGGGTCAGCTCTATGGTAATCGGCAACTGGGCAGCCGCATGAACGTATCCAACCCCCACTGGTTCAGTTATCCCGGTTATAACGAAATCCTGAGCGGGTACGCCGATGACCGGATCAAGTCGAACGATAAAATCGACAACCCAAACGTCACGGTGCTGGAGTTTTTGAACAAGCAACCTGGTTTTGGCGGAAAAGTGGCCGTATTTTCGTCCTGGGACGTGATTGAAGCTGCCGTCAATGAAACCAAAACCGGAATCTACGCCAGTTCGGCTAACGAGCCCAGTAAGCCGCGCACCGCTACCGACTCGTTGTTGAGTGATATTACAGCCTTGTACCCACGAGAAAACGGCGATGGCGTTCGGGCTGATTTCCTGACGTATTTTGCGGCCCGGCAATACGTTAAGCAAAACCAGCCACGGGTACTGTTTTTGTCGTTCGATGAAACGGATGATCTGGCCCATGCCGGACGCTATCTGGATCACCTCCGGATGCTTCAGTCGATTGATGGGTACCTGGCCAATTTGTGGCAAGTGATTCAGAAAATGCCGCAGTATGCCGGAAAAACGGCCATTGTCATTACGACCGATCATGGCCGGGGCCATACGCCCAAAGCCCGCTGGAAAGATCACGGCACCAAAACGGCCGACTCGTATCAGATCTGGATGGCGGCTATGGGACCAGGAATTTCGGCGACGGGTGAGCAGAAAAACGGCCCTGTCCTCTTTCAGAATCAGATAGCCGCTACCCTGGCTCAGTTGCTGGGGTTTGATTTTAAAACAGATCATCCGGTTGGTAAACCCATTGACCCTATTTCGGGGGCAAATCGGTGA
- a CDS encoding SusD/RagB family nutrient-binding outer membrane lipoprotein — protein MKLNKYILPLLALFLTLSACEKPFDELEKDPNRAVNAPASLVLKGILNDMYDSGNSPSGFSGVTYAPWGSEQRFNQFFASNYNYYATNEYSWTTTNLNFYTLKDVLKMESEAKRAGAADVNPYSALGKFFRAYFYENMTRRVGDVPLTDALKDQANLTPKYDSQKAVYIQILKWLDDANTDMAAIIAKGDNTLGGDFYFNNNLRQWQKVVNTYRLRVLISLSKKESDTDLAIKQKFADMIGNPTKYPILTGMADNLQFIHNGVQNKYPRNQDNFGQNATRENMAKTYVDLLVDRKDPRIFVVAEPASAKIAAGLKPTDYAAFVGASSGEDQQDMATEVLKGQYSFQNRKHYYTSYVGEPVFIIGYPELMFTIAEGINRGWATGSADDYYQKGIAASMGFYGLKDGDNTVTFSRDGGIANFDTYTVKVSMSDYLAQTSVKYAGNNATGLTQILTQKYIAFFQNSGLEAFYNQRRTGVPAFLTGVGTGNSARIPKRWQYPTNERTTNADNLKSALTTQYGGTDDINATMWILQ, from the coding sequence ATGAAACTGAACAAATACATTCTACCACTACTGGCTCTCTTCCTGACCTTGTCAGCCTGCGAGAAGCCGTTCGACGAACTCGAAAAAGATCCGAACCGGGCGGTCAATGCCCCCGCTTCATTGGTGCTTAAGGGTATCCTGAACGATATGTACGATTCGGGTAACAGTCCGTCTGGTTTTTCGGGGGTAACCTACGCACCCTGGGGTTCTGAGCAGCGTTTCAACCAGTTTTTCGCCAGTAATTACAACTACTACGCAACCAACGAATACAGCTGGACAACCACGAATCTGAATTTCTACACGCTGAAAGACGTGTTGAAAATGGAGTCCGAAGCCAAACGGGCGGGCGCTGCCGATGTGAACCCCTATTCAGCACTAGGAAAATTCTTTCGGGCGTATTTCTACGAAAACATGACCCGTCGGGTAGGCGATGTTCCGCTGACAGATGCCCTGAAAGATCAGGCCAACCTGACGCCTAAATATGATTCTCAGAAAGCGGTTTACATCCAGATTCTGAAATGGCTCGATGACGCCAATACCGATATGGCAGCTATCATCGCCAAAGGCGACAACACACTCGGCGGTGATTTTTACTTCAATAACAACCTGCGTCAGTGGCAGAAAGTCGTGAATACGTACCGGCTACGGGTGCTAATCAGCCTGAGCAAGAAAGAGAGTGATACCGACCTGGCTATTAAGCAGAAATTTGCCGATATGATCGGGAATCCAACGAAGTACCCGATTCTGACGGGCATGGCTGATAATCTACAGTTTATCCATAATGGCGTACAAAATAAGTATCCCCGCAATCAGGACAACTTTGGTCAGAATGCAACGCGTGAAAACATGGCCAAAACCTACGTCGATTTGCTGGTCGATCGTAAAGACCCCCGCATTTTCGTGGTGGCTGAACCCGCTTCGGCAAAAATTGCTGCGGGCCTGAAACCAACCGATTATGCCGCTTTTGTCGGCGCGTCCTCGGGCGAAGATCAGCAGGATATGGCTACTGAAGTACTGAAAGGACAGTACTCTTTTCAGAATCGGAAGCATTACTACACATCCTATGTGGGCGAACCTGTCTTCATCATCGGTTATCCCGAACTGATGTTTACCATTGCTGAAGGAATTAACCGGGGCTGGGCAACAGGCAGCGCCGATGATTATTACCAGAAAGGCATTGCCGCGTCGATGGGTTTCTATGGTTTGAAAGATGGCGACAATACCGTTACGTTCTCGCGTGATGGCGGTATTGCCAATTTCGATACCTATACCGTTAAGGTGAGCATGAGCGATTACCTGGCGCAGACTTCTGTAAAATATGCCGGTAACAATGCCACGGGTCTAACCCAGATTCTAACCCAGAAATACATCGCCTTCTTCCAGAATTCGGGATTGGAAGCGTTTTACAACCAACGTCGGACGGGCGTCCCTGCTTTCCTGACGGGTGTAGGTACGGGCAACAGCGCCCGGATTCCGAAACGTTGGCAGTATCCGACCAACGAGCGGACAACCAATGCCGACAATCTGAAATCTGCCTTGACTACCCAGTATGGCGGTACTGATGATATCAACGCCACCATGTGGATTTTACAATAG
- a CDS encoding SusC/RagA family TonB-linked outer membrane protein — translation MAQTVTGRILSGDDNQPLPGVSIVVKGTNAGTTSRADGTYSINTSAKSTLTFSFIGYATQEIAVGNRTTLDVTMQAGDRTLNEVVVTALGIKKDIRQTGVAIQTVEGAQLIKAREPNPINSLVGKVAGLTIGASAELLRRPNVILRGNTDVLFVVDGVPINSDTWNISADDIETYSVLKGASASALYGFRGKNGAILITTKRGTKDKRGFAVDVNTSQMVDNGFLAIPKVQDEYGPGDHGVYEFVDGKGGGKNDGDYDIWGPRFEGQLIPQYDSPVDPATGKRSGTPWVARGKDNLKRFLQAGILSTNNIAVSASGEKYDLRFSISHNYQRGLVPNTKLNSTTFKVTTGYNFTNRLRFEGDIQVNRQYTPNIPDVDYGPNSMIYNIAIWGGADWDIDQLKNYWQPGKEGTQQIYAEYQRYNNPWFITKEWLRGHYKTDIVGQTSLKYNIADGLDFQLRTQVSTWNLLRTEKFPYSATVYGREEAKGDYREDRRNLLDNNTDLLLKYNKRINPLLNVNAIAGGNMRIYNYNSNYTTTNYLNVPGVYNFSNSLNPVIASNFNADMRVLSAYYSADFTLKDFVTLSTTGRMDKLSTLPKGNNTFFYPSVALSTVLSDYLHLPQAISFLKVRASYANVKDGLTQSTIGVPSFPLGYGQQYLSSYDGPTYQNSAVYATPYTVSNTTSAYFTNTLNNPNIKPNSTSQTEVGLDARFLNNRLAFDAAYYISDDGPRIFSLPISETTGYSAALVNGIKTQKKGVELSLTGKVIRNANGFNWDVLANWSTYKEVYKDFYPGVTALNTFFKIGDRTDKYYTKTFVRTPDGQIINDAGGRPLQTTVAQYVGNINPDWVWGLNNRFSYKDFTFSFQFDGRVGGVISDYVQQKTYAGGRIINTVEGDMGIARLNDTKGIKSYLGEGVQVSNNASINYDADGYVTNYSELKFAPNTTKAYLQDYIAKRYGFDGGNIISRSFAKLREVVIGYTLPQSFVSRLGIKQASVSFVGRNLLYFAEKKDIDIDQFTGNGRSDLQTPTTRRYGFNLNLTF, via the coding sequence ATGGCCCAAACGGTCACAGGTCGAATCCTGTCCGGCGACGATAATCAGCCACTACCGGGCGTATCTATCGTTGTGAAAGGTACCAATGCCGGGACAACCTCTCGCGCCGATGGTACGTACTCTATTAACACGTCGGCAAAAAGCACACTCACCTTCTCCTTCATCGGCTATGCTACACAGGAAATTGCTGTAGGCAATCGTACCACGCTGGACGTAACCATGCAGGCTGGCGACCGGACACTGAACGAGGTTGTTGTAACTGCTTTAGGTATCAAAAAAGACATCCGACAAACGGGTGTGGCCATCCAGACAGTTGAAGGCGCGCAGCTTATTAAGGCCCGCGAACCCAACCCGATCAACTCATTAGTTGGTAAAGTAGCTGGTTTAACGATCGGAGCCTCTGCCGAACTGCTGCGTCGGCCCAACGTGATTCTGCGGGGTAATACCGATGTCCTGTTTGTGGTCGATGGCGTGCCCATTAACTCCGATACCTGGAACATCAGTGCCGACGATATCGAAACGTACTCTGTTCTGAAAGGGGCATCGGCTTCGGCGCTATATGGTTTCCGGGGGAAAAACGGGGCCATCCTGATCACGACCAAACGTGGTACGAAAGATAAACGCGGGTTTGCCGTGGACGTGAATACCAGTCAGATGGTGGACAATGGCTTCCTGGCCATTCCGAAAGTACAGGACGAATACGGCCCCGGCGATCACGGTGTGTATGAATTTGTGGATGGTAAAGGGGGTGGTAAAAACGATGGCGACTACGATATCTGGGGACCCCGTTTCGAAGGCCAGTTGATTCCGCAGTACGACAGCCCGGTCGATCCGGCTACAGGCAAGCGCTCCGGTACGCCCTGGGTGGCTCGCGGTAAAGATAACCTGAAGCGGTTCCTGCAGGCGGGTATTCTCTCGACCAACAACATTGCGGTATCGGCATCGGGAGAGAAATATGACCTGCGTTTTTCAATCTCGCACAACTACCAGCGGGGGCTGGTGCCCAATACCAAACTGAACAGCACGACCTTTAAAGTAACGACGGGCTACAACTTCACGAACCGGTTGCGGTTTGAGGGCGATATCCAGGTGAATCGTCAGTATACGCCGAATATTCCTGACGTTGATTACGGCCCGAACTCCATGATTTACAATATCGCTATCTGGGGTGGAGCCGACTGGGACATCGACCAGTTGAAAAACTACTGGCAGCCAGGTAAAGAAGGGACGCAACAGATTTACGCTGAATATCAGCGCTATAACAACCCCTGGTTCATCACCAAAGAATGGTTGCGGGGTCACTACAAAACAGACATCGTTGGGCAAACATCCCTCAAATACAACATTGCCGATGGGCTGGACTTTCAACTACGCACCCAGGTATCGACCTGGAACCTGCTGCGGACGGAGAAGTTTCCATACTCGGCAACGGTCTATGGTCGGGAAGAAGCCAAAGGTGACTACCGCGAAGACCGCCGGAATTTGCTGGATAACAACACCGACCTGTTGCTTAAATACAACAAGCGGATTAATCCACTCCTGAATGTGAATGCCATTGCCGGGGGTAACATGCGTATTTACAACTACAACTCGAACTACACGACCACCAATTACCTGAACGTACCGGGCGTGTATAACTTCTCGAACTCGCTCAACCCGGTCATTGCGTCGAACTTCAATGCCGATATGCGCGTACTGTCGGCCTATTATTCGGCGGACTTCACCCTGAAAGATTTCGTGACGTTGTCCACAACGGGCCGGATGGATAAACTGTCCACCTTGCCAAAGGGTAACAACACGTTCTTCTATCCATCGGTGGCGTTGAGCACGGTGTTGTCAGATTACCTGCACCTGCCCCAGGCAATTTCTTTCCTGAAAGTACGGGCCTCCTATGCCAATGTGAAAGACGGTCTTACCCAATCGACCATTGGTGTGCCATCATTTCCACTAGGCTATGGTCAGCAATATTTGTCGTCGTATGATGGCCCAACGTATCAGAACTCGGCTGTCTACGCAACGCCTTATACGGTTAGTAACACAACCTCGGCCTATTTTACCAACACGCTCAACAACCCGAATATCAAGCCCAACAGTACGTCGCAAACCGAAGTGGGCTTAGACGCGCGTTTTCTGAACAACCGACTCGCCTTCGATGCAGCTTATTACATCAGCGACGATGGTCCGCGTATTTTTAGCCTGCCGATTTCCGAAACAACGGGTTATTCGGCCGCGCTGGTAAATGGTATCAAAACCCAGAAAAAAGGGGTTGAACTGTCCCTGACAGGTAAAGTAATTCGCAACGCCAACGGATTTAACTGGGATGTACTGGCCAACTGGTCGACTTACAAAGAGGTGTACAAAGACTTTTATCCGGGTGTAACGGCCTTGAATACGTTCTTCAAAATCGGCGACCGGACGGATAAGTATTACACCAAAACGTTTGTCCGCACCCCCGATGGTCAGATCATTAATGATGCCGGTGGACGTCCGCTTCAAACGACGGTGGCTCAATACGTAGGCAATATCAACCCGGATTGGGTATGGGGCCTGAACAACCGCTTCAGCTACAAAGATTTCACGTTCAGCTTCCAGTTCGATGGACGCGTGGGCGGGGTTATCTCCGATTATGTACAGCAGAAAACCTACGCGGGTGGTCGGATCATCAACACAGTTGAGGGTGATATGGGTATTGCCCGGTTGAATGATACGAAGGGTATTAAGTCGTACCTGGGCGAGGGGGTTCAGGTGAGTAACAATGCTAGCATCAACTACGATGCCGATGGCTACGTGACCAACTACAGCGAACTGAAGTTTGCGCCAAACACGACGAAAGCCTATTTGCAGGATTATATTGCCAAGCGCTACGGCTTCGACGGCGGCAATATCATCAGCCGTTCGTTTGCCAAACTCCGCGAAGTGGTCATTGGCTACACACTGCCACAATCGTTTGTCAGCCGCTTGGGCATCAAACAGGCATCGGTATCCTTCGTGGGTCGTAACCTGCTCTACTTTGCCGAGAAGAAAGACATTGATATCGACCAGTTTACAGGCAATGGCCGTTCGGACCTGCAAACGCCAACCACACGCCGTTACGGGTTTAATTTGAATCTGACATTCTAA
- a CDS encoding metallophosphoesterase: MMNRRTLLKSATLLPLASAADGLITSAPTARKRAVRFAYLGDTHITPDSKPMESVARCFQHAQNHADKPAFILHGGDVIMDALAKDRADVQKQWDAWNTVVKANNSLPIEYCIGNHDIWGVDAAKSEPLYGKKWAIDQMKISGRYRSFDRNGWHFIVLDSVQPKPDGKWYTGNIDAEQLDWLKQDLAKTGTKTPILILSHIPIFSPTGFFSETNIKDGTWTIPAGLVLSNTPELLKLFYQYPNIKTALSGHMHLLDRVDYNGVTYFCNGAVSGNWWKSEVYQQTKAGYALIDLYDDGTVERTYLHYT, encoded by the coding sequence ATGATGAACCGTAGAACCCTTCTTAAATCAGCAACGCTGCTGCCGTTGGCGTCTGCTGCCGATGGTCTGATCACATCGGCACCCACGGCCCGCAAACGCGCTGTTCGTTTTGCCTACCTCGGCGATACGCATATTACACCCGACAGTAAACCCATGGAATCGGTAGCCAGGTGTTTCCAGCATGCACAAAACCATGCCGACAAACCAGCATTCATTCTGCACGGGGGCGATGTGATCATGGATGCGCTGGCCAAAGATCGGGCCGATGTGCAGAAACAATGGGATGCCTGGAACACAGTCGTGAAAGCGAACAATTCTTTGCCTATTGAATACTGCATCGGCAACCACGATATCTGGGGTGTCGACGCGGCTAAATCGGAACCGCTCTACGGCAAAAAATGGGCAATCGATCAAATGAAAATCAGCGGTCGGTATCGGTCGTTTGATCGAAATGGCTGGCATTTTATTGTTCTGGACAGTGTGCAACCCAAGCCCGATGGCAAGTGGTATACGGGCAACATTGATGCTGAACAGTTGGACTGGCTGAAACAGGATCTGGCCAAAACGGGCACAAAGACACCAATCCTGATTCTGTCGCACATCCCCATTTTCAGCCCTACCGGTTTCTTTAGCGAGACGAATATCAAGGATGGAACCTGGACGATTCCGGCGGGTTTAGTTTTGTCGAACACGCCAGAATTGCTGAAATTGTTTTATCAATATCCGAACATAAAAACGGCTCTGAGCGGCCATATGCACCTGCTCGACCGGGTCGACTACAATGGGGTTACCTACTTTTGCAATGGAGCCGTTAGTGGTAACTGGTGGAAAAGTGAGGTCTACCAGCAAACCAAAGCGGGCTATGCGCTCATTGACTTGTACGACGACGGAACCGTAGAACGAACTTATTTACACTACACGTAG
- a CDS encoding type II toxin-antitoxin system HicB family antitoxin: MKYTVNVIYEKDEQGYYVFCPQLAGCQSQGDTFEEARTNIQEAIELYLETLTPEEIIERLSHEVITSSLEIAIA; encoded by the coding sequence ATGAAGTATACAGTCAACGTTATTTACGAGAAAGACGAACAGGGTTATTACGTCTTTTGTCCACAGTTGGCGGGCTGTCAGTCGCAGGGAGACACGTTTGAAGAGGCTCGAACGAACATTCAGGAAGCAATCGAATTGTATCTGGAAACACTAACGCCCGAAGAAATAATCGAACGCCTGTCGCACGAAGTAATCACCTCATCGCTCGAAATCGCCATTGCCTAA